One Phaseolus vulgaris cultivar G19833 chromosome 2, P. vulgaris v2.0, whole genome shotgun sequence DNA window includes the following coding sequences:
- the LOC137811252 gene encoding uncharacterized membrane protein At4g09580, with product MEGANTVVKQPVASPSKFPLSFWETTVASTVALIFALGLIGVYLTMPDSDYSFLKLPRTLQDLQLLRDNLESYTSDYTAQVLVGYCVVYIFMQTFMIPGTVFMSLLAGALFGVFKGVALVVFTATAGASSCYFLSKMIGRPILSSLWPEKLKFFQTQVARRRKSLLNYMLFLRLTPTLPNTFINFASPIVDVPYHIFFLATVIGLIPAAYVTVKAGLALGELKSMGDLYDFNSVATLFLIGVVSVTPTLISKNES from the exons ATGGAAGGTGCAAACACGGTGGTGAAGCAACCTGTGGCATCGCCGTCCAAGTTTCCGTTGAGCTTTTGGGAAACCACGGTGGCTTCAACGGTGGCTTTGATTTTCGCTTTGGGTCTAATCGGTGTGTACCTCACCATGCCCGATTCCGATTATAGCTTTCTGAAGCTACCCCGCACCCTCCAAGACCTTCAACTCCTCCG aGATAACCTTGAGAGCTATACAAGTGACTACACTGCACAAGTCTTGGTGGGGTACTGCGTGGTATATATTTTCATGCAGACTTTCATGATTCCAGGGACTGTGTTCATGTCATTGCTTGCTGGAGCGCTCTTTGGAGTCTTTAAAGGAGTGGCTCTGGTTGTGTTCACTGCCACAGCAGGAGCTTCTTCATGCTACTTCCTATCTAAAATGATTGGACGTCCAATTCTCTCCTCCCTCTGGCCTGAAAAGTTGAAATTCTTCCAGACTCAG GTGGCTAGAAGAAGAAAGAGTTTGTTGAATTACATGCTTTTTCTGAGATTGACTCCAACCCTACCCAACACATTTATTAATTTTGCATCACCTATTGTGGATGTGCCGTATCATATCTTCTTCTTGGCAACTGTTATTGGACTGATTCCTGCTGCTTATGTCACTGTTAAG GCTGGGTTAGCTCTTGGAGAGTTAAAATCCATGGGGGATCTCTATGATTTCAACTCAGTTGCTACCTTATTTCTCATTGGTGTTGTCTCAGTTACACCCACACTCATAAGCAAGAACGAATCATAG
- the LOC137811251 gene encoding nucleolar protein 12, with translation MGKKKPKDPQQADTVSSPSSIFDKLFGNAPEQGTATAALFSDDNPFRRKPASLSDTVNNAQIPYNGDAENRDAGDEKKRKRNREISPALDPVPVTEALKKSEKRKRGTDEGKERDLDLGAEAIGKRKRKRDEVEREWEEKRYGPVEKVEKEGIENKTVGNKRKTLDDPADTMVSKEGFDDEDKLLRTVFVGNLPLKVKKKILLKEFKKFGEVESVRIRSVPIQDTKKPRKGAILAKKINDAADSVHAYIVFKTEQSAQASLSHNMSLVEGNHIRVDRACPPRKKHKGESVPLYDNKRTVFVGNLPFDVKDEELYQLFCGISNLESSVEAVRVVRDPHLNVGKGIAYVLFKSKEAAKFVVKKRKLRLRDRELRLSHAKADAIPSKRPNPSSTQASTPYKRPNPSSTQVPTPSKRPNPSSTQAPGTPAKKFSVASRSPSSSINRSNRKTNASYQGLRATKSDVHKKTHGGENPKERQTKRPSVAARKAKAKMHMESGAPKQAGIKRKFDSRTPDSSLRIKKVKKNR, from the exons ATGGGCAAGAAGAAACCCAAGGACCCGCAACAAGCCGACACTGTTTCATCCCCTTCCAGCATTTTCGACAAGCTATTCGGCAACGCGCCGGAACAGGGCACCGCAACCGCCGCTCTATTTTCTGACGACAACCCCTTTCGGAGAAAACCTGCTTCACTTTCCGACACAGTCAACAACGCTCAAATCCCTTACAATGGCGACGCCGAGAATCGCGATGCCGGCGACGAGAAGAAGCGGAAGAGGAACAGAGAGATAAGCCCAGCCCTTGATCCAGTTCCTGTAACCGAAGCTTTGAAGAAATCGGAGAAGAGGAAACGCGGCACCGatgaaggaaaagaaagagacCTTGATTTGGGTGCAGAAGCAATTGGGAAAAGGAAGAGGAAACGGGATGAAGTTGAAAGAGAGTGGGAGGAGAAGAGATATGGGCCGGTGGAGAAAGTTGAAAAGGAAGGGATTGAGAATAAAACTGTTGGGAACAAGAGGAAGACGTTGGATGATCCAGCTGATACGATGGTTTCAAAGGAGGGTTTTGATGACGAGGATAAGCTTCTGAGGACTGTCTTTGTTGGGAATTTGCCTCTCAAGGTGAAAAAGAAGATTCTGTTGAAGGAGTTTAAGAAGTTTGGTGAGGTAGAGTCTGTGAGGATTCGTTCTGTTCCAATACAAGAT ACCAAGAAACCTAGAAAGGGAGCTATCCTCGCGAAGAAAATAAATGATGCTGCTGATAG tgtACATGCATACATTGTTTTCAAAACCGAGCAATCGGCACAGGCTTCTTTGTCACACAACATGTCACTG GTTGAAGGAAACCACATTCGTGTTGATAGGGCTTGTCCACCCCGCAAGAAACATAAAGGGGAAAGTGTTCCTCTTTATGACAACAAGAGAACTGTTTTTGTGGGCAACCTCCCATTTGATGTGAAG GATGAAGAGCTTTATCAGTTATTTTGTGGTATATCCAACCTGGAATCAAGTGTAGAAGCTGTCAGAGTTGTTCGAGATCCTCATCTTAATGTTGGAAAGGGTATTGCTTATGTGCTATTTAAATCAAAG GAAGCTGCTAAATTTGTTGTTAAGAAAAGGAAGTTGAGACTTCGAGACCGAGAGTTGAGACTTTCTCATGCCAAAGCAGATGCTATCCCATCTAAAAGGCCAAACCCATCATCAACACAAGCTTCTACCCCATATAAACGGCCAAACCCATCATCAACGCAAGTTCCTACCCCTTCTAAAAGGCCAAACCCATCTTCAACACAAGCTCCTGGTACTCCTGCAAAGAAATTTTCTGTGGCTTCACGGTCTCCTTCGAGCAGTATTAACAGGTCAAACAGAAAAACCAATGCATCTTATCAGGGTCTACGTGCAACCAAATCAGATGTGCACAAGAAAACCCACGGTGGAGAAAACCCAAAAGAACGCCAGACAAAGAGGCCTTCAGTGGCTGCCAGAAAGGCTAAAGCAAAAATGCACATGGAGAGTGGAGCACCTAAACAAGCAGGGATAAAACGCAAGTTTGATAGTCGTACTCCAGACAGTTCCCTGCGTATTAAGAAAGTAAAAAAGAACAGGTAG